A genomic stretch from Dissulfurispira thermophila includes:
- a CDS encoding helix-turn-helix domain-containing protein, with amino-acid sequence MSILYHELREIEASKARELVRKVLAKNNGNVSETARILGISRNTVRRARDGNLEDLSRRPHHSPNKTEHSLEELIVKESKRTGFRYRRLTSYMQKKYGIAISENTIKAILRRNNVKKKTRKSYNGKHRPLYDYEALMPFSEFQLDTKHLLDKNALPKEVYEHMKDYNLPLYEWNLIDIGTRTRFTAYSYELGSVFGLMFIVFAVLWLRAHNVRGLIKIRLDNAMEFCGGSERKLRQWNMILSTLGVILEAIPAGAKHLMAVVENSHRDDDEYFLMIHAERCNNTKTFLYKAQQWQDTWNFYKPSHGKGMHGLTPYRKLKKSKIAINSHVLKFPVLLMEDLLKTAGLITLFFKSHLTGKYVHTKCPNPCFSLRRRNVFYLCVFCIIVLIIVFAVT; translated from the coding sequence ATGAGTATTTTATACCATGAACTTAGGGAAATTGAAGCATCTAAGGCGAGGGAACTGGTGAGAAAGGTTTTGGCTAAAAACAATGGTAATGTATCTGAGACAGCCCGTATCTTAGGGATATCCAGAAATACTGTCAGAAGGGCAAGAGATGGCAACCTTGAAGATTTAAGCAGACGACCTCATCACAGCCCAAATAAGACAGAACACTCATTGGAGGAACTCATAGTTAAAGAATCCAAAAGAACTGGATTCAGATATAGGAGGCTTACCTCTTATATGCAAAAGAAATACGGCATTGCGATCTCGGAAAACACTATTAAGGCTATCTTAAGAAGAAATAATGTAAAAAAGAAGACCAGAAAGTCATATAATGGCAAACATAGGCCTCTTTATGACTATGAGGCATTGATGCCATTCAGTGAGTTTCAACTCGATACTAAGCATCTGTTGGATAAAAATGCCCTGCCAAAGGAAGTCTATGAACATATGAAGGATTATAATCTGCCTCTTTATGAATGGAATCTCATAGACATAGGGACAAGAACAAGGTTCACTGCTTATTCTTATGAATTAGGCTCTGTATTTGGACTTATGTTCATAGTATTTGCTGTATTATGGCTTAGGGCTCATAATGTAAGAGGTCTTATCAAAATAAGGCTGGACAATGCAATGGAGTTCTGCGGAGGAAGTGAAAGAAAGTTAAGACAGTGGAATATGATACTATCTACTTTAGGTGTAATACTTGAAGCTATACCAGCCGGGGCAAAACACCTGATGGCTGTTGTGGAGAACTCCCACAGGGATGATGACGAGTATTTCTTAATGATCCATGCTGAACGGTGCAATAACACAAAAACATTCCTCTATAAGGCACAACAATGGCAGGATACATGGAATTTCTATAAGCCAAGCCATGGCAAGGGTATGCATGGGTTAACCCCTTACAGAAAATTAAAGAAATCTAAAATCGCTATCAATTCACATGTGCTAAAATTTCCTGTTTTGCTTATGGAAGACTTGCTTAAAACAGCAGGTTTAATTACACTGTTCTTTAAATCTCATTTGACTGGTAAATATGTCCATACCAAGTGCCCTAATCCTTGTTTTTCATTGCGACGGCGAAATGTTTTCTATTTGTGTGTTTTCTGCATCATTGTTCTTATTATTGTCTTTGCTGTTACTTAA